The following nucleotide sequence is from Salvia splendens isolate huo1 chromosome 2, SspV2, whole genome shotgun sequence.
ATGAAAAAATACGATAAATCTGTAAAATGCATAAGAATCCCCcaaaacaacacaaaatacagCATATCTAACATCCTCACACTAGATACTCACCGCCGCCCCGGGCGAAAAACCGCAAATTATCTAACTGCAACATCACAGACAAAATCCGAACCGCTCAGATCTACAAAGCCAGAGTCAAACTACGAGCAAAATCCGCAGCCTCCGCCCACCGAGTGAACATCGAACAGCCGAGAAGCTCGCCACAAACTCAGTCCGAACTCGTAACTCAGTGAGCTCCCCATCCTTGGCCTCCAAACACACGAAACCGGTAAAAAGGTAAAGGCGGAGACAGAGAGTGAAAGGGAATACTAGAGAGAGAAAATCGGAGAATAATTCGAGTATATGTAATGATTGTGGCGCGCGTGTATCTTCCGTCGGCTTCACTCAGATATCAGTAATAAAAAATCTGTTGAGGATGAGCGCACGGTAAGGTGGAGCTCCGATACGAGTAGTATGGTAGTGGtgtaatattatatttatctaACGTGCGCTTTTGACGGAAGATCGTCTTCGAAAACAGTGGACGTCAGTCACGTCAGATTGATTGCTTGCTGCCGAGGCCCACCGTTAGTAACGGTGGTCCCCGAACTCGGACAGAGCCGTTAGATGGGCGTTAAAGTGGtttattaaaaatgtttatGCCATGTGATTCCATGGATTATGCATTATCTATTACTCCTACTTATTTAATTAGTCTCATGATCTCATATGATTTAATCCATTATCCTAGTGAATATTAATttagtagtttatttttatCTAGTGAATATTAATTTAGTAGTTTATCTAGTGAATTAATTTTTAGTCGTGTTCGGCCAGGACTAATGAATATATGCAATTTTCTAAACAGGTTTCATAGATAGTGGAAGTCTGGAAGAGAGAGCCCACAAATGGTTATGTCTATCATCTCTAGATTAGCCCATGAAATTTCGATATGGGCCTATGATTAAATGCACAATTATATttgtactttaattattttatcttggataacTACATAAAAAAGATTTAACATTCTCTATTTTAAAACTAATCGTAATAAGGCAGGGTAGTTTGtaatataaatatcaaattttgttcttaTCTCACTGGTAATTTGTTTTGtctgtttttaaatttttttactaatGATTGATTGTTTAAtagtatttgatattttattagtGCTTTTTATGTGCGCAATTACATGCTGATCGTATTAcattattaaataatagtactccgACGCGAAGAATATTCAAATTACTTGGTtgtataacttttttttaacataGTTATGTAAAACGAGTACTATATTGTAAATTGAAtagtaatataatttttattatagatTAAGTTAtgttgtttgtattttgtatgaGTGATATTATAAGCCTATCACAAGTTTGAATTTCTATGCAACACTAAATTATTGCAAATTGAAAGAGTCACGTCTAACAATACAGAACCTTTTTGCCATAATGATTAAGCAActccaacaaaaaaaaataaaagtagaaacaaataaaatttagCAATTGCACGAAAACGAGTATCATGTCATTCGAAGAATGTGAAAAAGAATTTACAATTTACATCCTAGTAGTAGGGTTCCTTGGGTGACTGTTGTTTCctccggcggtggtggcggcggcagcAGTGCTCGTGGtggagttggagttggagttggCGTTGGGAGCATTGATCCCTAGAGTATTCTTGACCACCTCCGCCGCCCCTTGCGCCATGTTAGCGGCGCCAACCGCCGCTCCCTTAGCCATGTTGACGGCGGTTTGTGCCGCGTCCTTAGCTTGTGCACCACTCTTAGATATTCCAAGAATTAAGTAAGAAGATTTGtgagtggaaaatgaaaaattggaATAAATTATGTACCTCTTGAAGGAAATTGGTGGCTTGGCCTTGGCTATGGATGTCGGAGGGTTGGTCCACGAGATCCCTATTCCTCATCTGCCACAAGGTTGTACTTAAATTTTACTCCATTTTTTTAGAAAGGTTGTATATTTGGAGTACTATTAACTAAATATGGAACTGCAAGAAATTTCAGAAAACTTTTCTTTTAagtttaaataatactccacacAACCCAAAAACAGAGATGCAAAGCTAAAAAACAACGAAAATGGAAGGCAATACACGCATCGGCTAGCGTTACGTCGGGAAATTGAAAAATGAGATAACATCTGTTTTTTTTGGGATTATTAACATGACTCATTACAGTAGTCTTGGATATAATGATGCCATAAGTTATAAATTTGTTAAAACACAGTTGAATTTGATAAAACCAAGAGAGTGCTGCGCATTGTTGATCCAAACGAATATATTTGAAGATGTGGAGTAGCTAAACTTATCTATATTTCCTAAATTGCAGtcgaaaaaatataatttatctaaACGTTACCTGCGCCTGATTGGAATCGTGTTCAGCGTTGACAGGATGACCGTGGTTTGCCATTTTACTTGTGCTAGGGATATTTTAGATTCTATTATTGTGGCAAAATAATGGATAAAACGTGGGTTGCTTTAGAtgaatttataaatttgaatttcaaaggCATCTTATTTTTCAAGTACTTCTTGGCCTAAGTATGTGCATCAGCTAACACATGCAAATACAACCGGTTCCATAGGTTTGGGCAAGAATATTTCATTGTTAAATgagtaaaatatgagtgaagcGTAAATTGCTGAAAAAATTATCAATAGTGGTTGTCCCTCGActaaaaaattactattaaGTTGGAAACAATACTACTAACaatataaaatatgagtgaaatgtaAATTGctgaaaaaattattaattttagtgGTTGCCCCTCGAGTAAAAATTACTAAGTTAGAAATAATATGAAGTTCAAATTCGTTGGCATTTATTCGATGATGAAAAATGTTGGTCATCTACTATATCCTAGAGTAGGGTCCTATTATGATGGAGATTTTTTAACTTAATTGAGTAtggagatgcattttcagccattCATCTAtaacattttcgaaatgtcaactgcaagtaaaTTATGTTAACTCGGGATATTATCGTTAATAGCCTGCACATTAAATGTCATTAGCTtacacatcaaatgtcaacaacttatagaaAAATGTCAATAGTTTGTAAACAATTCTTGTAAAATGTCAAAAACAACCTATGTTGTTTAACTGACTCTGAACTTGTAAGCTTCGTGTCTGTCATGAAAAATTTCTTTATTCTGAAAGATTTTTTCCATGCAAGAATTTTATTGTATATGGTCTTCCAAATCATGGTATTTTCTTGCTCTAGGATCTGTTAATTAGCTTAAAGAATATGGTAAAGATGCGAGCTTTCGTGTCATGACATTTCCTTTTGATTCTTTTAAGAGGATCAATAGTGGTTCCTGTTTACCTCCGCGATGACTCAAACCCCGACGTATAGGGTGGAAGAGAAGCATCTTACCAACTGAGTTTTGCTTCATCGTTGACATTTCCTTTTGAATTGATATATGAGAATACATCAATACCATAAAAATGTGTTAACATCTTTGTTTGTTCCTTCTTTCGTAATGTGTCATTTCTTGATGTTTGACTGATTTTAATCAGTCCCGGCAATGGATAAATATCTTTTGTTGTATCCTAAGACCTTATGATCCTTCAGAATtatagaaacaaaaatattgttgTAACTTTTGTTTCCACGGTAACTCTTGAGCAGTTTGAGCCTTATTGTATGGTTGTAAAAAAGCAACCTGATTAATCACTCTATGTGAATAGAACAATTTTGTATCTGATGGAACTCATGGTTTACCAGACCCATCCGTTTCTTCCAatttttgttttggttgtttGCAATTTCTGATTCATGCCTTGTGTGAGTCTACTGTCCTTATTTTTGTGTCGATCTATTGTTTTACCACTGACTGGCTCAATACATATACCTAATTATTATCTGCACAATTTATCTGTTACAGGCTTTTTCAGGATATGCATCCCTCCCAAAGCAAAAAAAACTAGCAACTGAAGTTTCAAAGAGACTTGTAGTACAATCTCCTCACACTCTTTAATGCCCATCGCCAGTTTTGAGCTCGTTGGTTTCGGGTTTCTTCTCCATCTTGTAAGTGACTTACCCCCTGTATGAAGCTCTATTGATTGAAGGAAAAGGAACGGAGCAAACTACATGCTATGTACTCCATGTTTCAGGTGAGATATTTCTGCTTGAAATCACAGTCGTGGCTTGTATAGGTTATATTCTTGTCCAAAAGTTTCAAACAAAGTGATTTTTTAGGGAACAAATTAAGTGTTAGAAACATTGTTCTCAGATAAATTCAGTTTATTTATGATACTTTTTATTTCTTACTATTTCTTAAAAAAGGTACTTTTGAATTGTTTCAGTGTAACTTCATTTATTTACAATGACACGATGTTATGCTTCATTTTCTACTATGTCCCATTACTTTATCTTAATTAGCCATTCCCATCATCAAATATGTGGATCTAATTTAATCAACATATTATCTGTATCTCTAAAAATTCGATGCTAGTTAATCTTATGAAATCTGGTTTGACAGCCCAACTACTTCCACCATGTATTACAGGCTTACAGCTTGATACAAAAACAAAGTATGTTGGAGGATCCTTGAATTAGCCATAATATGTCCCCATGCATCTTCAACTCTTACTTACACACCcaaataaaacacacatattTCCATGTTTGTTTTAGAATTCGAACAGCCCGATCGCATAGGCCAAGTGTTTAGGGTTTAGTTTTTAAGTTGGCTTAATCCCTATTAGGAATATAGATCCATTGAGGGTGGGGTAGGGTTGGTGAGGCATATAGTAACTAGCTTCTCATTGTGCATGCATGTGCTCAAAGAAAGGGGCAATGAAATTAGGTCAAAAGGGGTCAATGAGAGAGATTGAGTTGACAAGAGTTACAAAAAGTGGCCTTATATAAAAGGGTTAGTGAACTACACACATTTTGGAGATCCCACATATTTGAGCCTCTTTATGGCAACCTATGCCCCATTCTCAGCTGTCTTCTCTTGGGTTCAATGCATCTACTTGCTTCCTCACTCTCTAGGCATACATATACATAGGTGAGATTTCACTGTTTTATTGTTTATTAAACCCTTTTCAATCATTCTTATCATGAATTGGCAACATCCTTGAGATTTAGTGAGTGAATTATTAGTAGGTGCCCCACTTGCTTGTCATCTATGTTGGATATACATATTTGTTCCCTCAATATGTATGTTTGTATACCTATttatggagagagagagatcttGGTGATGATCATTTACTTGCGTGGTAACttgtgtaatttatttattgctaTGTTGGATGGACTAATTAAGGTGTCTATTGATATGAATACTATTTATACTAGTAATTATgagtgataaaaaaaaatctcctAGTGTTAGAAAGATGTTACCTAGTGATATTGGTATGAGCAAATCTATTAAATATCTTGTGTAAaccatttttattatatatgaaTCTAATGCTTTTATTTATGATATTATTGCATGTAAGTATGCTTTTTATGATAATACTTTGTATTTATACGTACAAAGATCAATGGTGTAGATTGTCATCTTTGGGAACATGTATGTTACACTTTAGCATAGCTAAGAAGAATCGATTTCAATTCCATATTATTGTCGACATATTTGTTGATGGTCCTACCTTTTAGATGTTGatataatttgtctaaataattaGCAATTAATAATGTGGTAGGACAAGCCATCCACTAAAAAAATTTAACCAAATGATGAAAAAGAAAGCGGAACAATTTCCCCACATcccaacaaaataaattataatgatTGAGACAAAATGCCCAAAAAATCTATCAGGATTCAGATTTATGTACTctaaatatttcattaaatcaAGTGTAtgaaatggatataattgagtATGTATATCTCTTGTTGATTTCTCTGCATCTCTTGTGTACAAATTAAAATCagtaaaattcaaaaaaattatggTAACCAATCAATATTAAAGTGGAATATATTTTCACATGTTGTGTGGAAATTGAGGGTAATATTCAAAGTTGAATCCTAATGGAGCAGACTGAGGAGGTGGTCCATTTTGTATGTTTGCTCTCTGCATCTTTATCAATAAcatccaattaattaaattattaccgaaaatacttaattaattcattaaaaatagatTACACAAATCACCTGCAATATCTCCAAAGCATCTTCGTCGGAGTTGAAGTCGTGAAACGCACTCGCCGCCGTGAGCTTCATGGAAAGAAACTGGATTTAAAGAGAGGGATTTATATCAATCAAGTCTTAATTATAAGATGATTAATTGGTGTTAGTTCATGAATTAATTTTACTCAATTAATTACCTCCACTTGATTTTGCAAGGACTGCACATAATTTATGATCTCATCCAGCATCACTGACATCGCCATGCTCTGTTTCATTAAATATGCAAAcaacttttatcaaataaaatgtaGTATTATTACAACCAACACGCATGCTGAAAAGACTTATGTTGGTTTGTAAAGACAGTCGTCGGTCtagaaaaataatagtactgACCTTGTAGCATCCTGGTACAATGTCTTGCAAGCATCTTAACCTTTCAttaattttctctcttctcACCTAATAAATACACAAAGAAGTACAAATtaattcaagattaattaaTATGAAGTCACAATCTTAGAAAAAAAGAGGACTTACTCTCTCTGCTAAACTGTGACTATCAGTAGCTTGGCCTCTCTTGGCTCTAACGTGAACAACCTCATCTTTCATCTTCTCTCGTTTCGATTTCTTCCCCTTCTGTttccacacaaataaaacaTCATTAATCATCTTATATAATCTACTAAGTCTAAaacattcaaaaaaagaaaagctTACATTGTTGCTTGTATCAGAAAGCTGAGGCGAAGAAGTTATGATCTCCGGTGATTTCCTCTTGGTGTGAGCATGATCAATATTGTTTAATGGTTGTGGCAAATAGTGATTTGTGAAGCTGGAAGAATAGGTGTTCAATTGGACATCTGGTGAAGGAAAATAGTGTTTGTAGTTTTCCATGTCTGCTAAGAATATTTGATGATCACCCAATATTCTTATTGCAgggagatagagagagagatattctcttttttttcctaaTAGTAGCAATGAGTTGCAACTAGTGatttactatatatatatatatacacattggAGGAGAAGCCAATGCCCTTGAGTGGAGGgggcaatcaacaaaatcaattttattaaaaaaacattaaattaaaattgtaaaagaaaattgtttaaaaacgccgtctgtgggaatcgaacCCACGACCACGTGGTTAAAAGCCACGCGCTCTACCAGCTGAGCTAAGACGGCTACACGTCAAAACAAAGctactttttattttgtattggattttaattttgcAAATTTATTAGTAGAAGTTTTCAGTATATATCCGTCGATAGAATATAATTGTGgccaaaatattactccctccgtcccgtttaagatgacacgttttcctttttagtctgtccaaactaagatgacacatttcttttttttggaaacgttctctctccaattaatacaccgaacaactttttttcactcatattaaaatatttatctttctttccctgtctattttaatactttcactcatcttttctctctctccaattaaacactttaaccaataactcaTAAAATCCCTTGCCAGCCaaggaatgtgtcatcttagccgggacggagggagtagtatcgGGATTAAATTGGTTTTGTTACGTACTCCTATATAATGTTTTCTAAGTATTTTCCGTGAATCACATATTAAAAGGCCTTGAGCTTTTCTTCTAATTCAATGAATATTAAAAGGCGTATTAGACTTCTAAACGTGTTTCCGAATTTCTACAATTATTCAGTTTTCATATAGTatgtagtaaaataaaaaaaatatctttcCTTGAGTTAGGGAAAAAGTAGATGATGGAAAAACGTGAGCGCCACTGTTGCTTAAATCAAGTTAAccttatttgttttattttttatatattcttatattttattcatttacaAGTTATTGTTGATGgtattaatttcttaaattatgAAATAGTAATAATTTGATTTGTTAATTTCCTTTCTAACtccaaataaatgaataaaagaaCAAACGTGGCTTTAATTCTCCTATGATTTGTAAAATTGTACACTACTATTTTTTAAGGTGTTAGGAGCAAACTACATAGCATTTTCACGAAATGTAGCTACCAACAATTATAGCAACTAAATCACATCACAATACATTCTAGTAATTTGATATCCTCATCATATTTTCTTGAGACAAACTGcagcaaaaaataaataaatggaaaGATCCCAAAACAAGACATGTTTTCAGTTAATACTCAAAGCATTAATCTATTCATGTGTTACAGAACTTGTTACAGCATCAAAATAGACATACAACTAATTAAAATTGAAGCTCTGAATCATTCAACCCCACAATGAGAAAATGAGGAACCATTAAGGAATTAAAAAAACTgatcaaatattcaattttgcAAGTTTGGAATCTTTATCAGGCACTacaattcattttcattttcagatTCAGCCAAGCATCAAAGAAAACAGTGACTAAACTACAAACAGAAAAGATCATCATCTATCATATAAGTCACTGAATATCATCTTATATCACATCAAAGATATCAAAGCTTTCACTATCTGTTACACTTCATGCACTGTTGAGTTGTTAAATGAGTATATTTCAGTTTCCTAATTTATATTTACACTCTCAACAAGCAAAGAAAGCAAAACCAATTGAAATCTGTTTAAAAAGCATCAATTATGAATGCGTAAACAAAAGGAGCTAATCAACATAAGTTGCATCAGCCAGAGTTAAAAGTAAACACTACTATTGGTATTCAAGACATCTCGGCCTATAATCTACGATAACGAGAAGATATCATGCTAAAGATAAGTAAACTAGACAAATCACTCAGAAGAGTCCTGCTTAAAGAGAATAGAGAATGATGGATCGTTTTACTTGCATATCTCTACCTGCTTGACTACATGTATTGTCAAATTTCTCAGTTCAATATACTCAAACACTGATACAAAATGTAGTACTCCTATATAACTTTGTATATGAAGATCACAAAACAACACCACATGAAGATGGAAACCAATCAAATCTGACAAGAGAAATAACATAGTACAAAATAACGTAAAAACAATAATAAGTTTACTAAGTGGAATTTTCTTTAGAGGCATGTTTACTAACTTATATTCTTCAAGCCATTAAGTGGGTGTTTACTTGGTGTGATAAGATAGATAGATAAACATAGGATTAAGTAATTGAAGGATATGATGGTCAAACAAACTTCAAGTTAATCAATTCCAAAAGGGAAACAATGGATTAACTTGGATTATCTTTATCAATCAATTTATCACTCACAGCCACAGTAAATTCCCCCTAAGTGTTGCAACTCAAAGTAAACCAACTTGTTTGGGTATGTTAAAAAAAGCATAGAAACCGCACACTACAATCTATGGGCGCGAtctagattttaaaaaaataatatcaaacCTTATCTTATACAGTATATTACAGACAAGCATCAAACAAAAGTATGCGTGATAGCGATAACAATTGTGGTATTTCTTCACTTTTACTCCATTGGAATTTGGAAGAGTTCAAGAAAATGATAGTGTACCATTACATATGAAAACACACAAGAGTTTATGGTTACAAGAGCTCAAATCGAGAAAATCATTGACGATGTGATTCCTTATTTTTTGGTGCTCTTACCTCCAGCATCACTACTCCCTGCTGCCTGAGCTGCCTTCTTCGCGGCCTTCTCCTGAAGAGCCTTTGCATCTCTGTTTGATCACAAGGGCAGACACCAAAGCACGATATCATTAGATAAATATCAAGATATAAACAAATAACTGAATCCAACAGCAAGAACAATATTATTTCTCAATCACACAATCAAAATCTTATCTTTGTACATAAATTCATCGAAAATGTCAATCTAACAGCAAGAATGACACCATACCTCAACTATAAACAATCAAAATCGAATTTTTGTTACAAAATCCATCTATCTATCAAATCAAAACAATATGTTTGCACATGGTATGTAGATCAGTACAAATCAATACAACAATATAGGAACAAGACTGGTTCTGCAGAAAATTGACCTCAAACATTACAATTGGATGCAAAGAATTTACAAATCAACGAGGCCGGAAACAAAATGAATTAGGTCAATACTAACGCATAACACCATATTCTATACAACAAAAATCACCATGGCATTCAGATCCTatcaaaacataaaatcaaCACAACTAAAACTTAAATCTTGCAAACAATAATAATTAGGGGCACCTTTCGCGACGCTGCTCAGGGGTCAAACCATCGTCTTTAGTCTTGCCTTTGCCATTGCGAGCTTGAGCCCTTTCTCGGTCCTTTTCTCTTTGATTTCCTCGTGAAATTCAGTTAACGAAAAAAAGAACAGCAAAATTTAATAACAAAAAAggagataaattaattaaaacgaTTAGGGTTAGCAATTAGCGGACTAATAATTCACAATAAACAAAAATCGACAAATTTCTGAACAGGAATCAGAGAATTGCAGAAATATGGAAGGATATGAGTCATGATGAAACGACGACGGAGCAGTCGGAGGAGAAGGTCAGCGgtgagagggagagggagagagatgtATTGAAAACAACTAGATGTATGGACACAATTTGAGGGCACCTCCATTTATATCAATATCTACTTGTAGTAGTAGTTGACTTTTTAATTTTACCCAATTCAATTATAGTTATACTCAAtattttttgccttttaatttgatttgttaATGTAAACCTGCagcataataataataataataatattggtgataatatttaaatcgcaaaattaaattaaataaaatttgaaacgtaatactattaattcatgaaatttcaatttttatcaactactcctattttatgaatggagtataaaaaatgATATCTTTTGATGATAATTGATAATTGATCATTGATCAACTTTGTTTagtgaaaataataaaagaatagatgaaaaaaataatactactacttattACTTTAATGTAGACACTATCTTGAatgtaaacaaaaaatattattttgtatacGAATTGAGTCATTGTAAAAATTGAACATCTATAACATAGTCCATTCGTGTCTAGTTATATTTATAGGAGGTCTtcaattgaataaattatacAATACAATATTACGAGGATCGTTCAAGTGGACATATTTGATTTTAAAGGTTATTTGCATCTAATataatgaaatttttaaaaagtttggtttttcccataaattttgaaattgacaaataatatcatgaactttattccgagtttgttattttccaccaatgaaaaaattccgaaaaataatatcatgatacgaATTTcttttcgtaatttctcgacaacaatttcaagagcTCAAAGTTTTTCAATCTTTAAGATTAGTTTTTCTGgaagcacaccctccaaatttgttcgtcaatttattaatatagctataattttttcattggtgggaaataGCAAACTCAATCTTAagtaattactactactaattatcTTAAGCAAATGCGAAATTTGTTAATTGcaaacatttatttaaaaaataaattcaatagACCCACCCCAGAGAGATCTCATCTCAGTTTAAGTTCAGACTTAACGACTGAAATCAAAGACAAATTACCGCAGGAATTGTTGCCAGATCTATCTTCTGCCCTCTTTGATTCAGTAAAATTCGCATtctatagagagagagaggagaagatGAACATTTTCAGGTTAGCAGGGGATATGAC
It contains:
- the LOC121780769 gene encoding uncharacterized protein LOC121780769, whose amino-acid sequence is MANHGHPVNAEHDSNQAQMRNRDLVDQPSDIHSQGQATNFLQESGAQAKDAAQTAVNMAKGAAVGAANMAQGAAEVVKNTLGINAPNANSNSNSTTSTAAAATTAGGNNSHPRNPTTRM
- the LOC121770303 gene encoding transcription factor BEE 3-like isoform X3, with product MENYKHYFPSPDVQLNTYSSSFTNHYLPQPLNNIDHAHTKRKSPEIITSSPQLSDTSNNKGKKSKREKMKDEVVHVRAKRGQATDSHSLAERVRREKINERLRCLQDIVPGCYKSMAMSVMLDEIINYVQSLQNQVELTAASAFHDFNSDEDALEILQMQRANIQNGPPPQSAPLGFNFEYYPQFPHNM
- the LOC121770303 gene encoding transcription factor BEE 3-like isoform X4; translation: MENYKHYFPSPDVQLNTYSSSFTNHYLPQPLNNIDHAHTKRKSPEIITSSPQLSDTSNNKGKKSKREKMKDEVVHVRAKRGQATDSHSLAERVRREKINERLRCLQDIVPGCYKSMAMSVMLDEIINYVQSLQNQVELTAASAFHDFNSDEDALEILQRANIQNGPPPQSAPLGFNFEYYPQFPHNM
- the LOC121770303 gene encoding transcription factor BEE 3-like isoform X2, whose product is MENYKHYFPSPDVQLNTYSSSFTNHYLPQPLNNIDHAHTKRKSPEIITSSPQLSDTSNNKGKKSKREKMKDEVVHVRAKRGQATDSHSLAERVRREKINERLRCLQDIVPGCYKSMAMSVMLDEIINYVQSLQNQVEFLSMKLTAASAFHDFNSDEDALEILQRANIQNGPPPQSAPLGFNFEYYPQFPHNM
- the LOC121770303 gene encoding transcription factor BEE 3-like isoform X1; protein product: MENYKHYFPSPDVQLNTYSSSFTNHYLPQPLNNIDHAHTKRKSPEIITSSPQLSDTSNNKGKKSKREKMKDEVVHVRAKRGQATDSHSLAERVRREKINERLRCLQDIVPGCYKSMAMSVMLDEIINYVQSLQNQVEFLSMKLTAASAFHDFNSDEDALEILQMQRANIQNGPPPQSAPLGFNFEYYPQFPHNM